Genomic DNA from Desulfuromonas versatilis:
ACCCTCGAGGAGGTGCTGCCGAAACTGGAGGAGGTCTACGTGATGGATAAACAGGGGACTGCCGCGCTGCCCCTGCTGCCGCTGCGCAGCGACAAGAAAGGAGGGGCCGCCCAATGAAACAGTCAATCCTCATGGTGGTGATCGTTCTGGTCGCTCTGACGGGCTTTAGCGGGCTGTTCGTGGTCGAGGAGGGCGAGCAGGCCCTGGTCACCCAGTTCGGCAAGCCGGTGGGCGACATCAAGCAGGCCGGAATTCATTTCAAGACCCCTCTGCTGCAGGAGGTGCGCCGCTTCCAGAAGCGGATCATGAAATGGGACGGCGACCCCAACCAGATCCCGACCAAGGACAAGAAGTACATCTGGGTCGACACTACCGCTCGCTGGCGGATCGTCGACCCGCTGCTGTTCTTCAAGACCGTGGCCACCGAGCGCGGCGCCCAGAGCCGCCTCGACGACATCCTCGATTCGGTGGTGCGCGACGCGGTTTCCGGCCACCTGCTGCTGGAACTGGTGCGGGGCAAGGAGTACAAGGCCCCCGCGGGGACCCGCGAGGTGATCGACCTGGAAGGGATACCGGTCAACAGCGAGGATCTGATCGGCCGCGAGCAGATCCTCGCCGACATCCTGCAGCAGGCCCGCGCCAGCACCCCCGAATACGGCATCGAGCTGATCGACGTGCAGATCAAGCGGATCAACTACGTCGAGCAGGTGCGCCAGCGGGTCTACGAGCGGATGATCTCCGAACGCAAGAAGGTGGCCGCCCAGTACCGTTCCGAGGGCGAGGGGGAGAAGGCCGACATCCTCGGCCAGATGCAGAAGGAGCTCAAGGCCATCGAATCCGAGGCCTACCGCCGCTCGGTGGAGATCCGCGGCGCGGCCGACGCCAAAGCCGCCGGCATCTACGCCGCCGCCTACGGTCGCGACGCCGATTTCTACGCTTTCGTCCGCACCCTCGAGTCCTACCGCAAGGCAGTCGGCGACAACGGCCGGCTGGTGCTCTCCACCGACGCCGAGTTCTACCGCTACCTGCAGCGCTCACGCTAGCAGCCCGCCACCCTCGCCCCGAAAGCCCCTCTCCCTCAGGGAGAGGGCCGGGGTGAGGGCGGTTCCATTCCCTCCCCCTGTCCTGCCTGCTTGAACCCCGCCTTGCGGCTGCTAACCTTTGAGCATAACCAACCCGGCCGGCTTCGCCGGCCGGGCACTCGGGCTCCGATTTGCCAACATACCGGAGAAGGGAGCAACCATGAGCGAAAAAACCTTTCAGGACCGCGCGGTGGGCGCCATCATGGGCGCCTTCATCGGTGAGTCCCTGGGGATGGGGCCGCACTGGTATTACGACCTGGCGGAGATGCGCCGCGACTACGGCGACTGGATCGACGGCTACACCGCCCCCCGGCCCGGCCGCTATCACGCCGGGCTCAAGGCCGGCCAGCTTTCCCAGCCGGGGTTCATCCTGCGCATGCTTCTCGACTCGCTGGTCAGCTGCGAGGGATACGACGAGGTGGACTTCTGCCGCCGCCTCGACCAAGAGTTGCTGCCCCTTCTCGACGGCACCCCGGTCAACGGCCCGGGCGGCTACACCAGCCAGTCGATCCGCGAGTTGTGGCGCCAGCGGCTGCAGCGCAGGCAGCCCTGGGGGCGCACCGGCGGCCACGCCGACACCACCGAGGCGATCGAGCGCACCCTGGCGCTGGCGGTGCGTTACGCCCGCGAGCCCGCCCAGTTGGCCGCCGCCGTCACCAGCAACACCATCCTTACCCAGGTCGACGAGACGGTGGTTTCCATGACCGTGGCCTACGGCGCGGTGCTGGGGCTGCTGGTGCAGGGGCACTCCCTGGACGCGCGGCTCTCGGGCAGGCTGATGCAGCAGGTAAAAAGCGGCGCCCTGCCGTTTCACGCGGTGACCGGCGACAACCTGCAGCCCCCCCGCCCGGGCGACCCCGACCCGCCGCGCGCCGGCCGCTTCGCCTCCCCCGACGCGCTGCTGACCCCCTCGCACATGGCGGCGGCCGCCGCCGACCCGCAGATCCGCATCGAACCGGCCTGGAAGGTTGCCATCGTCTACGGCATGCCCTGCGCCATCTACCACCAGCTGCCGGCGGCCTACTACCTGGCCGCCCGCTTCCGCGACGATTTCGAGGCCGCCGTGCTCCACGCGGTCAACGGCGGCGGCCAGAACCAGGCCCGCGCCATGCTGGCCGGCGCCCTGGTCGGCGCCCAGGTGGGCCTGGCGGGTATACCCGAACGCTTTCTGGACGGGCTCGAGGAAACTCAGACGCTCTGCCGGCTGGCCGAGACCCTCGCTTCCCAGGCGAACTCCTGAGCAGGAGTGGTCGAGAAGCCCCTGGGGCGCGAACCCGCCCCCTGCTGTCAGGCAACCGGGACACAGCCCGGTGAGTCGCAGCGAACCCGGAGGTTTTAAGCCTTGCGTCGTCTGAAAATCACCCACCTCACCGAATACCGATACTCGGTCCCCGTCACCCTGCATCCCCACACCCTGCGGCTGCGCCCCCGGGAAGGGCCCGAGGTGCATATCGAATCCTCGGCCCTGACGATCTTCCCCGCGCATAGGGTCAAGTGGCACCGGGACGTTCTCGACAATGCCGTGGCCGTGGTCGAATTTCTCGAGGCGGCGCAAACCCTCTCGATAACCAGTGAAGTGGTCATTCAGCATTACCTGGAGAATCCGCTCGATTTTCTCGTCGCGGACTACGCCGTCAACTACCCTTTCCACTATGCACCCCAGGATCTGCCAGATCTGACCCCCTACCTGCAGCTGGTCTACCCCGAGGACCAGGGGGCCATCCGCAGCTGGCTCGACCAGTTGGGCCTGGGCTCGCCCGCCATGCAGACCTATGCTCTGCTCGATCGGTTGAGCAAAACCATCGCCAGCCAGTTCGCTTACACCCTGCGCGAAGAAATGGGGGTGCAGTCCCCGGCGCAAACCCTGGCCTGGGGCCGTGGGTCCTGCCGCGACTTCGCCGCGCTGTTCGTCGCGGCCTGCCGCTGCCTGGGCCTGGCCAGCCGCTTTGTCAGCGGCTATGGCCACCTGCCCCACTCGGAGCAGTGGTCCACCACAACCCACGCCTGGGCCGAGGTCTACCTGCCCGGGCCGGGCTGGAAGGGCTTCGACCCGACCGGCGGCGAGGTAACCGGCAGCCGCCATATCCCCGTGGCGGTGGCCCGCCGTCCCGAGGCGGTCCCCCCGGTGGCCGGGAGTTTCTTCGGCATGACCGGGCCGCCACCGGCCCTGATCGTCGATGTCAGGGTGGTGGCCTTCTGAGCAGGCGGGCGCGGCGCGGATGGTCTGAGGGGAACAGGGTTCACTTGCGTCCTTGAACGGCGGCGCGCGATCCTATATAGTCCCCCCAAAAGCCCCATCAACCTCGCCGGAGCCCCAAACATGGACATCGACCTGGACGCGCTGCACAACCTGATTACCAACCGCATCGACGAGATCGAAACGATCGTCAGCGGAACCGGCTATCTGCCGAGAACCGTCATCGGCGTCGGCACCTTTCTGCTGGACAACGAAGGGCATTTCGATCTGCTGACCGCCAAACAGCAGGTCACTTTCGAGAAGTTTCTCAAACCACTGCTGGAAGCATCCGGCGACCAGCGCAGAACCGAGGACTGACCCGTTACGGCCCCGGAGGGGGGGACGGGGCGGCAATCCTGGCGGAAAAAAGTCAGGTTACCAAGAGCAAACCCTCCACCTCATCAACCCACCGGGCAGCCGGCCCACCAGGGAAAATCACCCCGCCCCACTTTCCAGGCGACGGAGAATTGCAGACGGCAGGCAGATTTATTCAGGCAAAAGGGCGGCCGCAGGGCCGCCCTTCAGATTTGGACCGCGGAAGCCTTCCCCCCGGTTACAGCAGCAGGTAGATCAGCGGCAGGGTGCCGAAAGAGAAGATGATCCCGAGCCCGACCAAGGCCACGGCCAACTCGGCCTCCATCCCTGCCGCCACCGCCAGGGCGCCAGCGGTGACCATGGGAGGCATGGCCGCCTCGAAGATGGCGATGTCCGTCGCCAGCCCCTGCAACCCGAGCAGGCGGCAGACGGCGAGCGCTGCAAGCGGGGCGAGGCACAGCTTCACCCCCAGCCCGAAGCCGAGCGGGGCGAGCACCGAGCGGCGCAGCCGCCAGCGCAGCTGCAGGCCGATGGCGGTCATCACCAGCGGGGTCAGGGTGCCGGCGACATCCTGCAGGGCCGCCACCAGCCGTTCCGGGTAAGGCCAGCCACGCAGAGCCAGCCCGGCGGCCAGCGCCACCGTGGGGGGAAAGAGCAGCACCCGCCGGGCCACCGCCGGCAGGTTGAGGCCGCCCTCCTTGCCGTAGAGGGCGAGGACCAGCGACCCGAAGGTGGCGAAGATCAGCATGGTGCCGATCTGGTCGTAGATGATCAGAAAGGGGACCCCCGCCGCGCCGAAAAAGGCCTGCACCATCGGCACCCCCATGAAGGAGGTGTTGCCCACCGGCACCACCAGCAACAGCACCCCCGTGGTAGCCCGCGGCCAGTTCCAGGCCCGCGCCGCCGCCAGCACCAGCAGCACCGAGAGCAGCAGCATCCCCCAGGGGACCACCGCGGCCACCAG
This window encodes:
- the hflC gene encoding protease modulator HflC, which codes for MKQSILMVVIVLVALTGFSGLFVVEEGEQALVTQFGKPVGDIKQAGIHFKTPLLQEVRRFQKRIMKWDGDPNQIPTKDKKYIWVDTTARWRIVDPLLFFKTVATERGAQSRLDDILDSVVRDAVSGHLLLELVRGKEYKAPAGTREVIDLEGIPVNSEDLIGREQILADILQQARASTPEYGIELIDVQIKRINYVEQVRQRVYERMISERKKVAAQYRSEGEGEKADILGQMQKELKAIESEAYRRSVEIRGAADAKAAGIYAAAYGRDADFYAFVRTLESYRKAVGDNGRLVLSTDAEFYRYLQRSR
- a CDS encoding ADP-ribosylglycohydrolase family protein, which encodes MSEKTFQDRAVGAIMGAFIGESLGMGPHWYYDLAEMRRDYGDWIDGYTAPRPGRYHAGLKAGQLSQPGFILRMLLDSLVSCEGYDEVDFCRRLDQELLPLLDGTPVNGPGGYTSQSIRELWRQRLQRRQPWGRTGGHADTTEAIERTLALAVRYAREPAQLAAAVTSNTILTQVDETVVSMTVAYGAVLGLLVQGHSLDARLSGRLMQQVKSGALPFHAVTGDNLQPPRPGDPDPPRAGRFASPDALLTPSHMAAAAADPQIRIEPAWKVAIVYGMPCAIYHQLPAAYYLAARFRDDFEAAVLHAVNGGGQNQARAMLAGALVGAQVGLAGIPERFLDGLEETQTLCRLAETLASQANS
- a CDS encoding transglutaminase family protein, encoding MRRLKITHLTEYRYSVPVTLHPHTLRLRPREGPEVHIESSALTIFPAHRVKWHRDVLDNAVAVVEFLEAAQTLSITSEVVIQHYLENPLDFLVADYAVNYPFHYAPQDLPDLTPYLQLVYPEDQGAIRSWLDQLGLGSPAMQTYALLDRLSKTIASQFAYTLREEMGVQSPAQTLAWGRGSCRDFAALFVAACRCLGLASRFVSGYGHLPHSEQWSTTTHAWAEVYLPGPGWKGFDPTGGEVTGSRHIPVAVARRPEAVPPVAGSFFGMTGPPPALIVDVRVVAF
- a CDS encoding AEC family transporter, which codes for MDNFVLIGVFVTLGMLFRRLEAFPADSAQVLNMFALYVSLPALILLKVPQLSFNREVLVAAVVPWGMLLLSVLLVLAAARAWNWPRATTGVLLLVVPVGNTSFMGVPMVQAFFGAAGVPFLIIYDQIGTMLIFATFGSLVLALYGKEGGLNLPAVARRVLLFPPTVALAAGLALRGWPYPERLVAALQDVAGTLTPLVMTAIGLQLRWRLRRSVLAPLGFGLGVKLCLAPLAALAVCRLLGLQGLATDIAIFEAAMPPMVTAGALAVAAGMEAELAVALVGLGIIFSFGTLPLIYLLL